A segment of the Scophthalmus maximus strain ysfricsl-2021 chromosome 11, ASM2237912v1, whole genome shotgun sequence genome:
CCTGGAAATGTCGCCATAGTATTcatatttggggggggggggtaccacCAGAGCAAAAGAAATCCTATTGCAGgtcatttttgttgacctttgtAATTTAGTCTTAGTCATATTCAGCAATACatggagggggggaaggggggggggggggggggactatgCTAGGCTAGAAAATGAAGAACAGAATGCTAAGAAGGTTCAAATGAAGGCGTTGCTGCAGAAGACAAACTTGCCCTCTGCACCACCCTGGTGTCCTGAACCCTCCGCAGCTCCCGTATCTTATCAGTGCAGCTCAGTGCAGGTGGAACAAGCTGGTTTGTGTCTCACGCGGCAAGTGTTTGGCCTCTCTGCGGGTCATGTCACTGGAGTgtaaaccggggggggggggggggggagcacgtGCCCCCCCTTCAGGCACCCATGAACTGGAACATGTGGCTGAAAACACCACCAGCCGAGTCTCTGGCCGCGAGCGCTCTCCAACTAAAACAGCCCCTCTTTTAATAGTTAAATGTGATCCGTGCGGTGTCAGAGTCCAGGACTGGCAGCGGCGTTCGCCTGCCAAGCCATGGACAGCGTCTACAATGGTTGAGtaatgaacccccccccacccccccaccccccgccaaaaaaaaagggggaggatgTTGGTAGTTAACCCACATCTTGTTCTGCAGAAGGAAGGAATACGTAATTTGAGTTAACTCAGGCGTTGCACAGATCCACACAACACACGGCACGGAGTGGAAATGTGGTTAATTCACCACGGCGACGCAGTGCATCTTGGATTCAGACTGGTGTGTGTTTAGTAAAATGAATACCAACGTGGAACAAGCTGTAGTACATGAATCATATTTTAACTGCTGGAATGCAAAAattggtggagaaaaaaaaaaataatttcaaaacaaaacgaGCCTCTTTAACCCCCGGAGGTGTCAGCGAGCACGCGCCTGCTTCACACTGCTGAGGCTCCAGTCACGTAATGAAAACAAGCTCCTGGTCaccacagtttctttttctttccatgctCTCACTCCCATGTGCTGCTGCTCGTGACAcagcacacaatcacacacagacatagcAAACAATCAATTACGCCACTGTCAAACAGTGTAATTTCGAGCGTTTGCTGTGAAACGACTTCAATCTGCGTCGGCACCTACGATGTTAAAACGTCCCGGGATGTGAagggagatttattttttcactttgtgatGGATCCATCTGAGGAACACGGTGACTCTTGTGCACAGTGAAATACACTTTATTACCGTCAAGACGGCTGCAAGACCCAATTTAGGCTATTTGCTTAATGACAATAACGTTATCATTAATCAGTTTGTGATTATTTTCCCCTTTCAGGATTTATGGATGCATCGTTTCTTTGGCCCCAGAAGATAACTTGACGTAGATGAAATTCAAACATCTAAAAATTGGCATTTGGATCTTTTTCGTGTCCTGGAATTCccttaatcaaaaaaaaacaaaaatgcagctTCCACAAGCCACATAGAAACTCTAATATTAGGTTCATAATCCATCTGCTCAATGAACGAGTGCTCAACTTGAATCTGTCAGTGAAACCACGCAACGAGGCTGAAATCCACTTCAGATCTGTCGCCTCGGATCAAAGTGACGAGTGTTTGCTCGAGGATCAAATGGAGCAGCGAGAGGGCAACAACAGTGATTCTGTGGAAGGATTAGAAACAGCCATTAATTAAATATGCTCCCTTTCGCGAGCTGcctctgccatttttttttaagaccatGATGCAAACATGAGTCCTCGCCACGGCTTGTCCCTCTATTCATCAGCGATTCTCTTTGAGGATTACTGTCGCCTCTGGGATGTGTCGCATGCACATTTGGCAcagacttttttggggggggagaaTCCCGGGAGAATGAAATGAGCAATGATTTGTTGACTATTATATCTCTGTTTAAGACTGTGGAAGTGGTTAAATATTCATTAcgagacactgtgagagagacgGTTAACCGACACGACAACAATAACACCAGGCGGCGAGAAAGTTGAACAAGAATTccacaaatttatttttttcctccaacagGCCAGAGCCAGTTCTCATAAAAAGGCACTTCATTTCCCCTTGACCTTTAATAAACGTATCTAAACAACAAATCTGATAAAGAGTCAAGGTgaactttaaattaaatatatttacaataaataaaacatttatacagATTTATACAGTTAATCATGCCACTTTGAGGGAGGATTTCCCAAGATGCCTCCCCATTAAAagtctctctcttgttttgcTTTGCAACACAGGGCATGTCTACTGCACCGAACActatgcacagaaaaaaaatacgtGTAACAATACTGAACATTTCCCTTTATGCATTAAATACTGTTTATAGCTAGTGACTCGTAGTGATGCCTGTACCTTTGTGTCccttggcagcagcagcagcagcagaggagtgaGTGACAGTTCAATTCAACCACTCTTCTTCTTGTAAAGTCTTTAGCAGCTCCTTGCACAGggcattatgtgtgtgtgtgtgcgtgtgtgtgtgtgtcgctctcaAACGTGTGTGGGGTTGTCTGAGTGCAGGTCAGTCTTGGCCATGTGCAGAACCACGGCGGGAGATTTGTAGTGGCAGTGTGTGCTGCCGCAGCTCACGCCGCTGCACGGTTTCCGGCTACTAGTCCTGTCTGTCAGCTTCCTGCTGCACAGGCCCTGCCAGGTCTGCAGGGTCTTGGAGCTCCACACCCACACGCCGCTGGTGATGCCGACCACCAGCGACATGAAGATCTTCAGCATGAACACGGCCACGGTGGGCACGGACGTCTGCAGCGAGCAGTCGCCGCTGTGGCCGCCGAACGAGCCGCACTTCATCTGCAGCCCGCGCAGCTTCCAGTAGTCCATGTTGAGCCTCTCGTAGAAGTAGCAGACGATGACGCAGGTGGCCGGCACGGTGTAGAGGATGGAGTAGATGCCGATTTTCACCATGAGCTTCTCCAGCTTCTCCGTGTTGGTGCCCTCCGTCTTCATCACCTTGCGGATGTGGAAGAGGGCCACGAAGCCCGTGAGGATGAACGAGGTGCCGATGATCAGGtagcaggagagagggatgaggacgaAGCCGGTGAGAGCAGCAGAGTCCATACTCCCCACGTAGCACAGCCCCGTTAGCTCATCCCCAGCCACCTTCCTCAtagtgaggatgatgatggtctTAAGAGCAGGGATGCCCCAAGCAGCCATGTGGAAGTAGTTGCTGTGGGCTTCGATGGCCTCGTGGCCCCACTTCTTGCCCGCAGCGAGAAACCAGGTGAGGGTGAGGATGACCCACCAGATAGAGGAGGCCATGCCAAAGTAGTagaggatgaggaagacgaTGGTGCAGCCGGTGGACTCCAGCCCCTCCTGGATGATGTACAGCTCGCCGTGCTCGCGGTCGCACGCGATGTTCTCGGACCCCGCCACCGAGCGGATGATGAAGGCCACGGAGTAGACGTTGTAGCACatggagaggaagatgatgggCCGCTCCGGGTACTGGAAGCGGTGAGGCTCCAGGAGGAAGGTCAGGACGGTGAAGGCGGTGGAGACGAAGCAGAGGATGGACCACACCGTCATCCAAATGAAGGCAAAGTCCTTGTCCTGTCTGGACCAGAAGACGTCCACGGCAGGGGAGCAGCGCGGGGCACACGACTGGCTCTTCTCCACAAACTGGAACTTGTCCGGGTTCTCGCAGGAGCCCATGCTGCCCGGTgagcggccgccgccgccgccgccggtgcTGGTGCCCGGCTGCCTGGGGCGAGGGGGCACCGGGAGCATGCCCTCGCCCTTCTTGACCTCCGCCCTGGTTTCGTTCTCGGGGGCCTCCATGCACAGGGCGTTGGGGTCGTTTCTGGTGGGCAGCTTGGAGCAGTCGAGCGAGTCGGGCC
Coding sequences within it:
- the fzd9b gene encoding frizzled-9b, whose protein sequence is MSMDGCPLKAAILLWCLLVISGSGFEIGSYDLERGRPAKCEPIVIPMCEGIGYNLTRMPNFMDHDDQKEAAIKLNEFAPLVAYGCDVHLRFFLCSLYAPMCTDKVSTSIPACRPMCEQARERCAPIMKKFSYTWPDSLDCSKLPTRNDPNALCMEAPENETRAEVKKGEGMLPVPPRPRQPGTSTGGGGGGRSPGSMGSCENPDKFQFVEKSQSCAPRCSPAVDVFWSRQDKDFAFIWMTVWSILCFVSTAFTVLTFLLEPHRFQYPERPIIFLSMCYNVYSVAFIIRSVAGSENIACDREHGELYIIQEGLESTGCTIVFLILYYFGMASSIWWVILTLTWFLAAGKKWGHEAIEAHSNYFHMAAWGIPALKTIIILTMRKVAGDELTGLCYVGSMDSAALTGFVLIPLSCYLIIGTSFILTGFVALFHIRKVMKTEGTNTEKLEKLMVKIGIYSILYTVPATCVIVCYFYERLNMDYWKLRGLQMKCGSFGGHSGDCSLQTSVPTVAVFMLKIFMSLVVGITSGVWVWSSKTLQTWQGLCSRKLTDRTSSRKPCSGVSCGSTHCHYKSPAVVLHMAKTDLHSDNPTHV